The genomic DNA TAAGGATTATCCAAATGGCAACCATGTTTTAGCTATTCCAATTTTTCAGAATCAATTATTATTTACACAACATAAAATTCGAGGTATTGAGTTTCCAGGCGGTAAGGTTGAACACGGAGAATTAAGTAAAGATGCAATTGAAAGAGAATTATATGAAGAAACTGGTGTTATAGCTGCGCATGTGCATTATATAGCACAATATCAAGTACATACGAATGATGCCTCTATTTTCAAAAAAGACGTATATGTAATTAAAGTAAAATCACTAGAAACGAAAAATGATTATTTAGAAACGAGAGGGCCATTGTTGTTTAATGAAATTATGGATATTCCTTTAGAACAACAAAGCTATTTAATTCAAGATGACGCTATTCTAAAATGTTTAGAGAGGGTGGTTGAACTTGGATTCTATCACAACTAAAAAAATGCCAATCGAATCCTATACACATCAGTTTGAAGAAATTACATACACAGTTGATGGATTAAAAGTTAAAGGCTTGCAAATGCGCCCAATACATCGCCATGTTCATAGAATAGTTGTATATTTGCGAGGCGGTAAGGGTCAAGTCGGTCGTGTCCGTGCAGCAAGGTTAATGCAGTTTGCTGATGATCAAACTTTAGTGGTTGGTCCTTATTATAGAGGAAGCAATGGTAGTGAAGGTCGAGATGAATTTGCTAATTCTGATTTAAAAGATGTAACCTACCTTATTAAGCTATTAAAATTGCAGTATCCTAATGCATATGTACATATGATTGGATTCTCAAGAGGAGGAATCCAAGGCCTGTTATCTTTCCAAGATTATCCTGTTGATAGTTATATCATTTGGGGTGGTGTGTCTGATATTCATTTAATGTATGAAGAACGAGTAGATTTAAGAGGGATGCTTCGACGTATGATTGGCCATCCCAAAAAAGATAAAAATGCCTATCAACAACGCGATGCTATTAAAAAAATTAATGAGAACAGTCCACCAATTTTAATTGTACACGGTGGCAAAGATCAACAAGTAGGTATTCATCAAGCATACTTTTTAGAAGAACATTTAAGAGAAAAAGGTGTGGTCTATGATACATTTTATCAACTTGATGAAGGACATGTACCTAGACCAAAGGCTATGACAAAAGCATTAAATTATGTAATGGATTGGATGAATAAAATTGAAGCAAATGAAATAGAAAAAACTTCAAATTCATTTGCACACTCTAAATAGATGTGTTGCTAAAAATTGTTTGAGCATTCGTGGTTAGTACCCAGTGCATAATAGTCGATAAAAGATACCGAGTAGGGGTAAGAGATTTCTTAATTAACTCAATAATTGCAAACTTATTATATAAAAATATTAGGCTTAATAAATGATTAAAATAAAAAACATCATAAAAGCACTCACTAGTGATGAGCTATATACGTCGAGTGAGTGCTTTCTATATTATTAATTAATATTATTTGTTGAATCCGCCTGTATTGGCAATTTCTTCAACTTCTGAACCAAATTTTTTGAAGTTTTCTTCAAAACGTTGGATTAAATCATCTGCTTGAGCACGATATTTATCTTGATCGCTCCAAGCGTTAATAGGGTTTAGGATTGTTTTAGGTACGTCTTCCATTTCTACCGGAATACTCAAGCCAAATTTTTCATCTTTAGTAAATTCAGCATTTTTCAATTTACCGTTAATAGCCTGGTCTACCATATATCGAGTATAGTGTAAGCTAATACGTCTACCTACACCGTATTTACCGCCAGTCCATCCAGTGTTAACTAAATATACATCAACGTCATGTTTATCGATAAGTTCTCCTAATAAATCTGCATATTTAATTGGATTAAGTGGTAGGAATGGTGCGCCAAAGCATGTTGAAAATGATGGTTCTGGTTCAGTTACACCACGTTCTGTACCAGCCAATTTAGAAGTAAAACCACTTAAGAAGTGATACATCGCTTGCGCTTTAGATAATTTTGAAATTGGTGGCAGTACACCAAATGCATCAGCTGTTAAGAAAATAATAGTATTTGGATGTGCAGCTTTAGATGGTAGTACAATATTATCGATATGATGAATTGGATATGCCGCACGCGTATTTTCAGTATGTGTATTATCATCAAAGTCAACTTCGCCACGTTCATCTACTACAGTATTTTCTAAAATAGTACCATATTGAATCGCATTGTAAATTTGTGGTTCTTTCTCTTTAGATAAGTTAATCGCTTTTGCATAACAACCACCTTCAATATTGAAAATACCATTTTTATTCCAGCCATGTTCATCATCACCAATTAATTTACGATCAGGTGATGCAGATAAAGTTGTTTTACCAGTACCAGATAAACCGAAGAATAAGGCAACATCGCCTTTGTCACCAACGTTTGCTGAGCAGTGCATGCTCATAATATCTTGCATAGGTAATAAGTAGTTCATTACTGAGAAGATACCTTTTTTCATTTCACCGGCATATTCAGTACCGCCAATTAAGATGGTTTTATGTTTAAATGAAATAATGACAAATGTTTCAGATTTAGTGCCATCGACTTCTGGATTAGCTTTAAAATGAGGCGCTGATACAATAGTAAAGTTTGCTTTAATTTTAGCAGCTTCTTCTTTTGAACCAGGACGAATAAACATATTTTGTGCAAAAAGGTTATGCCAAGCTAGCTCATTAATAACAGTTAGTTTTAATTGTGAGTCTTTATCACTTCCCGCATAGCCATTAAATACGTACAATTCATCTTTTTTATCGAGGTAATCTAAAACTTTAGTGTAAAGATTTAAGAAAGTTTCTTCATCGATTGGTTGGTTGATCTCACCCCAATGAATATTATCTTTGTAAGAAGGTTCAGTGACGATGAATTTATCTTTAGGTGAACGACCAGTATATTTACCTGTACTTGCATTAATAGCACCTAGTTCAGTTAATTCACCTTCGTTGTTAGCCATTATCTTGTAGTAAAGTTGTGTTGTTGAAAGTTGAAATAATGAGCTCTCTTTTTCTAATAAGTGTTTAAGTTTTGGTGTTTCGCTGTATGTATCTACTGACATACCCAATCCCTCCAGCGTATAATATATAATTATTTAATTGTAAGCCTTTACATTGAAATAGTATAACATACTGGGTTAATTAATCCACCTGGAAAAGACAAAAAAACATTTGAAAACAAAATTGACATTGATAAGTGAATTAGGTAGTATAGTTCTTAACGGATTCTCTTATCCTGAGTGGTGGAGGGACATGGACCCAATGAAACCCAGCAACCTCTTTTTTAATAAAGAAAGGTGCCAAACCGTTTGCAGACAAATATGGTCTGAACGATAAGAGCGAATGGACGTTTAAGAGCCTTCACTCAATCATGTATAGTGTGAAGGCTCTTTTATTTTTGAGCTCACAATTTTAAAGAGAATTTTCGTAAATATAGGTATAAAAAGGAGCAAAACATGACTTATAATAAACGTTTATTTACTTCAGAATCAGTGACAGAAGGGCATCCTGACAAAATCGCTGACCAAGT from Staphylococcus taiwanensis includes the following:
- the ytkD gene encoding nucleoside triphosphatase YtkD, whose product is MEFIDKDNRRVTMHYKTDKDYPNGNHVLAIPIFQNQLLFTQHKIRGIEFPGGKVEHGELSKDAIERELYEETGVIAAHVHYIAQYQVHTNDASIFKKDVYVIKVKSLETKNDYLETRGPLLFNEIMDIPLEQQSYLIQDDAILKCLERVVELGFYHN
- a CDS encoding S9 family peptidase, which codes for MDSITTKKMPIESYTHQFEEITYTVDGLKVKGLQMRPIHRHVHRIVVYLRGGKGQVGRVRAARLMQFADDQTLVVGPYYRGSNGSEGRDEFANSDLKDVTYLIKLLKLQYPNAYVHMIGFSRGGIQGLLSFQDYPVDSYIIWGGVSDIHLMYEERVDLRGMLRRMIGHPKKDKNAYQQRDAIKKINENSPPILIVHGGKDQQVGIHQAYFLEEHLREKGVVYDTFYQLDEGHVPRPKAMTKALNYVMDWMNKIEANEIEKTSNSFAHSK
- the pckA gene encoding phosphoenolpyruvate carboxykinase (ATP) — encoded protein: MSVDTYSETPKLKHLLEKESSLFQLSTTQLYYKIMANNEGELTELGAINASTGKYTGRSPKDKFIVTEPSYKDNIHWGEINQPIDEETFLNLYTKVLDYLDKKDELYVFNGYAGSDKDSQLKLTVINELAWHNLFAQNMFIRPGSKEEAAKIKANFTIVSAPHFKANPEVDGTKSETFVIISFKHKTILIGGTEYAGEMKKGIFSVMNYLLPMQDIMSMHCSANVGDKGDVALFFGLSGTGKTTLSASPDRKLIGDDEHGWNKNGIFNIEGGCYAKAINLSKEKEPQIYNAIQYGTILENTVVDERGEVDFDDNTHTENTRAAYPIHHIDNIVLPSKAAHPNTIIFLTADAFGVLPPISKLSKAQAMYHFLSGFTSKLAGTERGVTEPEPSFSTCFGAPFLPLNPIKYADLLGELIDKHDVDVYLVNTGWTGGKYGVGRRISLHYTRYMVDQAINGKLKNAEFTKDEKFGLSIPVEMEDVPKTILNPINAWSDQDKYRAQADDLIQRFEENFKKFGSEVEEIANTGGFNK